A single window of Phaenicophaeus curvirostris isolate KB17595 chromosome 24, BPBGC_Pcur_1.0, whole genome shotgun sequence DNA harbors:
- the LOC138730432 gene encoding green-sensitive opsin produces MNGTEGINFYVPMSNKTGVVRSPFEYPQYYLAEPWQFRLVCCYIFFLISTGLPINLLTLLVTFKHKKLRQPLNYILVNLAVADLFMACFGFTVTFYTAWNGYFVFGPVGCAIEGFFATLGGQVALWSLVVLAIERYIVVCKPMGNFRFSATHAMMGIGFTWIMAFSCAAPPLFGWSRYMPEGMQCSCGPDYYTHNPDYHNESYVLYMFVIHFVIPVVVIFFSYGRLICKVREAAAQQQESATTQKAEKEVTRMVILMVLGFMLAWTPYAVVAFWIFTNKGADFSATLMSVPAFFSKSSSLYNPIIYVLMNKQFRNCMITTICCGKNPFGDEEVSSAVSQSKTEVSSVSSSQVSPA; encoded by the exons ATGAATGGGACGGAAGGTATCAATTTTTACGTGCCTATGTCCAACAAGACCGGGGTGGTGCGAAGCCCCTTCGAGTACCCCCAGTACTACTTAGCCGAGCCCTGGCAATTCCGCCTTGTGTGTTGTTACATCTTCTTCCTCATCTCCACCGGTTTGCCCATCAACCTCCTCACTCTCTTGGTCACCTTCAAACACAAGAAGCTCCGGCAGCCGCTCAACTACATCTTGGTCAACTTGGCGGTGGCCGATCTCTTCATGGCTTGTTTTGGCTTCACTGTCACCTTCTACACCGCCTGGAACGGCTACTTCGTCTTCGGACCCGTTGGCTGCGCCATAGAGGGCTTCTTCGCCACGCTAGGAG GCCAAGTCGCCCTGTGGTCCCTGGTTGTCTTGGCCATCGAGCGCTACATCGTCGTCTGCAAACCCATGGGAAACTTCCGCTTCTCCGCCACCCATGCCATGATGGGCATCGGTTTTACCTGGATAATGgctttttcctgtgctgctccACCCCTCTTCGGCTGGTCCAG ATACATGCCGGAGGGGATGCAGTGTTCCTGTGGCCCCGACTACTACACGCACAACCCAGACTACCACAACGAGTCCTACGTCCTCTACATGTTCGTCATCCACTTCGTGATCCCAGTCGTGGTCATTTTCTTCTCCTATGGGCGCCTCATTTGCAAAGTCCGAGAG gcagctgcccagcagcaggagTCTGCCACGACCCAGAAGGCTGAGAAGGAGGTGACGCGGATGGTGATCCTCATGGTGCTGGGGTTTATGCTGGCCTGGACACCCTACGCCGTGGTGGCATTCTGGATCTTCACCAACAAGGGAGCGGACTTCTCTGCCACGCTCATGTCAGTGCCTGCCTTCTTCTCCAAGAGCTCCTCTCTTTACAACCCCATCATCTACGTCCTCATGAACAAACAG TTCCGTAACTGCATGATCACCACAATCTGCTGTGGCAAGAACCCATTTGGGGATGAAGAAGTCTCCTCTGCCGTATCCCAGAGCAAGACCGAGGTCTCCTCCGTCTCCTCCAGCCAAGTATCACCTGCATAG